Proteins encoded within one genomic window of Cryomorphaceae bacterium 1068:
- a CDS encoding class I SAM-dependent methyltransferase: MKPSHKSDKPWYRTWFNSPYYHLLYSNRDENEAERFIHNLLKYLSPDKKTHFLDLACGKGRHSLTVNRAGFEVTGADLAEENIRFANQKSNERLHFVRHDMREPLGEDRFDYVLNLFTSFGYFDSLEENELVLKSIATELKPKGKVVLDFMNVEKVTKGLIPLETREIDGINFKITRTNDDGFIVKTIELQDGDLEYTFHERVKALTKEDFMGMFRRCGFEILDTFGNYNLDDFDAEKSSRLILIGRKP, encoded by the coding sequence TTGAAACCATCTCACAAATCAGATAAACCCTGGTACCGCACCTGGTTTAACTCCCCATACTACCATCTTCTCTACAGCAACCGCGATGAGAATGAAGCTGAGCGTTTCATACACAATCTACTGAAATACCTGTCGCCAGATAAAAAAACTCATTTCCTTGATCTTGCCTGTGGCAAAGGTAGGCACAGCCTTACGGTAAACCGAGCAGGATTTGAAGTGACTGGTGCAGATCTAGCCGAAGAAAACATACGATTTGCTAATCAAAAAAGTAATGAACGCCTTCATTTTGTAAGGCATGATATGAGAGAACCACTGGGAGAAGATCGATTCGACTATGTTTTGAATCTATTCACGAGCTTCGGCTATTTTGACAGTTTAGAGGAAAACGAACTGGTCTTGAAATCCATTGCTACTGAACTCAAGCCAAAAGGTAAAGTCGTGCTGGATTTTATGAACGTTGAAAAAGTCACCAAAGGATTAATTCCCCTGGAAACGCGCGAAATTGATGGTATCAACTTCAAAATAACCAGAACAAATGATGACGGATTTATCGTGAAGACAATAGAGCTGCAAGATGGAGATCTCGAATACACTTTTCACGAAAGAGTAAAAGCTTTGACAAAAGAGGATTTCATGGGAATGTTTCGTCGCTGTGGTTTCGAGATTCTGGATACTTTTGGAAACTATAATCTCGATGATTTTGATGCCGAGAAGTCTTCTCGTTTAATACTCATAGGTCGCAAACCATGA
- a CDS encoding DUF1987 domain-containing protein, translating into MDSINIEGTPKTPTVKFEDHSGTLVIRGRSIPENSIDFYKPLIDWLDAYAEGNGEALTLNMELEYFNTSSSKCILDVFKKLEHISKQGKSVSVKWHYEEDDEDMLEAGEDYDAIIDINFEMVKVEEI; encoded by the coding sequence ATGGACAGCATCAATATAGAAGGAACACCAAAAACACCTACAGTAAAGTTTGAGGATCACTCAGGTACCCTTGTCATTCGTGGAAGGTCTATACCCGAGAATTCGATTGATTTTTATAAACCTTTAATTGATTGGCTCGACGCTTATGCTGAGGGAAATGGAGAGGCTTTGACACTGAATATGGAATTGGAATATTTCAATACCAGCAGTTCTAAATGCATCCTCGACGTTTTCAAAAAGCTCGAGCACATTTCTAAGCAAGGGAAAAGTGTATCGGTGAAATGGCACTACGAGGAAGATGATGAGGACATGCTCGAGGCGGGTGAAGATTATGATGCTATAATCGACATCAACTTCGAAATGGTTAAGGTCGAGGAGATCTGA
- a CDS encoding Na+:solute symporter — MMSMDLHWIDWAIIIVFLVFSLTIGLYFRKRASKSLESFFLGNREMPWLVAGISMVATTFAADTPLAVTELVGKSGISGNWIWWSFLAGGMLTTFFFAKLWRRAGVLTETEFIELRYSGKPAAMLRGFKAVYLGLIMNILIIGWVNLAMITIIQEFFGTTPELTYTIVAIAMVFAAFYTSLSGIWGVAVTDVVQFTLAITGTIVLAFIVVGSEEVGGIDGLKASLPPSTFNFFPTIGETGDGAGKMMVISFGAFFAYLGVQWWASWYPGQEPGGGGYVAQRMMSTKTEKGAVYATLFFQIAHYCLRPWPWILVALSCMVLYPELEGAELKEGYVRAMKDFLPMGLKGLLLAAFLGAYLSTISTQLNWGAGYLANDLYKRFMKPESNSKQLVLASRVITFLLMVCGLIITQFMTSISGVWEFVLECGAGLGLVLILRWYWWRVNAWSEISATVTPFIVYALGKWVFDLEFPDSFFLTVGVTTVVWILFTFFGPKESEASLKIFFDRVRPDGNWRIFRKSTVENRNNIARLAVCWLASVALTYGILFLTGKIIFKEWNAALLYAGVVVVSGVILVTFLKRTNVFR, encoded by the coding sequence ATGATGAGTATGGATTTACATTGGATTGACTGGGCGATAATCATAGTGTTTTTGGTCTTCAGCCTCACAATAGGACTCTACTTCAGGAAGCGAGCTTCCAAGAGTTTGGAGAGCTTCTTTTTGGGAAACCGCGAGATGCCTTGGTTGGTTGCAGGAATATCGATGGTTGCCACGACATTCGCAGCCGATACCCCTCTCGCTGTGACCGAACTGGTGGGAAAGAGCGGTATCTCAGGAAACTGGATATGGTGGAGTTTTTTGGCGGGTGGAATGCTCACAACCTTCTTTTTTGCCAAGCTATGGCGAAGGGCAGGAGTGCTGACCGAAACAGAGTTTATCGAGCTTCGCTATTCAGGGAAACCCGCAGCCATGCTGAGAGGATTCAAGGCGGTTTACCTCGGTCTCATTATGAATATTTTGATCATTGGCTGGGTTAACTTGGCGATGATTACCATCATTCAAGAGTTTTTTGGCACTACGCCTGAATTGACTTACACTATTGTGGCCATTGCCATGGTGTTTGCCGCATTTTATACTTCCCTTTCAGGAATATGGGGAGTGGCCGTTACTGACGTGGTTCAGTTCACTTTGGCCATAACAGGCACAATAGTCTTGGCATTCATTGTAGTTGGAAGTGAAGAGGTCGGAGGAATTGACGGGCTTAAAGCCAGTCTGCCGCCATCCACTTTCAATTTCTTTCCAACGATAGGCGAAACAGGAGATGGAGCAGGCAAGATGATGGTTATCAGCTTTGGCGCTTTTTTCGCCTATCTCGGTGTGCAGTGGTGGGCCAGTTGGTACCCCGGACAAGAGCCTGGTGGTGGCGGTTACGTAGCGCAAAGGATGATGAGCACCAAAACGGAAAAAGGTGCGGTTTACGCAACCTTGTTTTTTCAAATTGCTCACTACTGTTTGAGGCCGTGGCCGTGGATTTTAGTTGCACTTTCGTGCATGGTACTATATCCCGAACTGGAGGGGGCCGAATTAAAAGAAGGATACGTCAGAGCCATGAAGGATTTCTTGCCGATGGGGCTAAAAGGTCTTTTGTTGGCGGCATTTCTGGGAGCTTACTTGAGCACCATCAGTACCCAGCTCAACTGGGGTGCAGGCTATTTGGCCAATGATCTCTATAAGCGATTTATGAAGCCCGAATCCAATTCAAAACAGTTGGTTTTGGCATCTCGAGTGATCACCTTTCTATTGATGGTTTGCGGACTGATCATCACTCAATTTATGACATCGATTAGTGGAGTTTGGGAATTTGTATTGGAATGTGGTGCAGGCCTGGGATTGGTCTTGATTCTACGCTGGTACTGGTGGCGCGTCAATGCTTGGAGTGAAATTTCTGCTACTGTCACACCCTTTATCGTCTACGCCTTAGGAAAGTGGGTTTTCGATCTCGAGTTTCCCGATAGCTTTTTCTTGACAGTTGGAGTTACGACGGTCGTATGGATTCTATTTACCTTTTTCGGCCCAAAGGAGAGCGAAGCGTCTTTGAAAATATTCTTCGACAGAGTGCGTCCCGACGGCAATTGGCGCATTTTCCGAAAATCAACTGTCGAAAACCGGAACAACATAGCCCGACTTGCCGTATGTTGGTTAGCATCCGTTGCTCTGACATATGGTATCTTATTCTTAACGGGTAAGATCATCTTCAAGGAATGGAATGCGGCCCTGCTCTATGCAGGTGTAGTAGTAGTTTCAGGAGTTATCCTGGTTACTTTCCTCAAAAGGACCAACGTGTTCCGATAA
- a CDS encoding SiaB family protein kinase has product MTEIHEIFDLYDSMERKNIMLSFKGEISTELLTSILQIIENKLDRFGESSKVKKRMFNIMVECLQNLHHHISQPAMDAGKEMPSVIVMVAKNVTGYSIITGNFVEESEVGELKGRLEEINSMSKDEVKELYKSVLADGKMSEKGGGGLGMIDIARKSGEKLDFGFIPFGEDKTFFSLNVKVK; this is encoded by the coding sequence TTGACGGAAATTCACGAGATTTTTGATCTGTACGATTCCATGGAGCGTAAGAACATTATGCTCTCTTTTAAGGGAGAGATTTCTACGGAATTGCTCACATCGATTCTTCAGATTATAGAAAACAAGCTTGATCGTTTTGGAGAAAGCTCCAAGGTTAAAAAGCGTATGTTCAATATTATGGTTGAATGTTTGCAAAACCTTCATCACCATATCTCTCAACCGGCCATGGATGCAGGCAAAGAAATGCCTTCAGTCATTGTGATGGTAGCTAAGAACGTAACGGGATATTCGATCATTACGGGAAACTTTGTAGAAGAAAGTGAAGTGGGAGAATTGAAAGGACGATTGGAGGAAATTAACTCCATGAGCAAAGATGAGGTTAAGGAACTTTATAAGTCAGTCTTGGCAGACGGAAAGATGTCTGAGAAAGGTGGCGGAGGTTTAGGCATGATCGATATTGCTCGAAAGAGCGGAGAAAAACTGGATTTTGGTTTTATTCCATTTGGCGAGGATAAAACGTTTTTCAGTTTAAATGTCAAAGTGAAATAA
- a CDS encoding ATP-binding cassette domain-containing protein — MSERILNALVQLFAIIARVHTTNEEDLSGRTIVESFLKERLPGPLVRKYLDSFEIYLEKYQKVSSAKNGQQKRTSVNSVKVLRICTEINEELTQRQKTIVLIRLLEFIYTHSEVSDLEQEFVNTVAITFNFDMEEFKLARLFVEEKETELIASQNVMYITDNTDSAAAFGKHLTAKGLDGYFRILRLPTVNLHFIKYKGKGRYNVSGQPIINDRFYVLNQGASIRGSKISPIYYSDILGSFLKDNDSVNIQFRAKAVSYTFKKGNIGLHDINIEENSGSLVGIMGASGSGKSTLLNVLNGNLSPKKGTVSINGIDIHHDAHSIEGVIGYIAQDDLLIEELTVFQNLFYNTKLCFGQKSDEEISDLVHDMLSTLGLTETADLKVGNPLDKTISGGQRKRLNIALELIREPAVLFIDEPTSGLSSRDSENIMDLLKELCLKGKLIFVVIHQPSSDIFKMFDSLLVLDKGGYPIYSGNPVDSLVYFRKMVNHVNSEEAECLSCGNVKTEDVFNIIEAKIVDEFGNLTPERKISPLEWYELYKEHIEIFDNSAEEVLELPESNFTIPGKLKQLSIFIKRDVLSKLTNRQYVLINLLEAPVLAMILAFFMRFFVPSGGTSEYVFRENENIPVYIFISVIVALFIGLTVSSEEIIRDKKIRKRESFLNLSKGSYLSGKIGIMLAISAIQMLLFVLIGNTILEIKGMTLPYWAILFSTCTFANVLGLNISASFNSAKVIYILIPIVIIPQLLFSGIIVKFDRLNPIFASQSGVPWIGNIMASRWAYEAIAVTQFKWNDYEENFYELERRKKFSNWKKDYWITELKNKTARVSRILDDESATVELESELIVLRNELQKENAFLKGIRFNDVHQLTSEAISTEHLSDLRDHLDLLEEHYRKVYNQAESEKENAIYAMTRESGGENSEYEVLFDNFKNDQLEVFATNRNDLNYIAEHNGELIQKKDLIYLMPYNSDFFSAHFYAPAKKFFGNFIDTFFANLMVIWGMTIGLIICLFFDVFPRLMRFIEDNVSLPVKK; from the coding sequence ATGAGCGAGAGAATACTCAATGCACTGGTACAGCTTTTTGCAATTATTGCAAGGGTTCACACGACGAATGAGGAGGATTTAAGTGGTCGTACCATAGTTGAATCTTTTCTTAAAGAACGCCTTCCAGGCCCACTGGTCCGCAAGTATCTCGATTCATTCGAAATCTATCTTGAAAAGTATCAAAAAGTATCTTCTGCCAAAAATGGCCAACAAAAGCGTACCTCGGTAAATTCTGTAAAGGTGCTGAGAATCTGCACAGAAATAAACGAGGAGCTTACCCAGCGACAGAAAACAATCGTACTCATCCGACTTCTGGAATTCATCTACACCCACAGCGAGGTTAGTGATCTGGAACAGGAGTTTGTAAATACGGTTGCCATAACGTTCAACTTCGATATGGAAGAGTTTAAATTGGCTAGGCTCTTTGTTGAAGAAAAAGAAACAGAACTCATTGCATCGCAAAATGTGATGTACATAACAGACAATACAGATTCGGCGGCAGCATTTGGAAAGCACTTAACCGCCAAAGGTCTGGATGGGTATTTTAGAATACTAAGACTACCCACCGTTAACCTTCACTTTATCAAGTACAAGGGAAAAGGAAGGTATAACGTATCGGGTCAACCTATTATAAACGATAGGTTTTACGTGCTTAACCAAGGAGCATCTATCCGTGGGTCAAAAATCAGCCCAATCTATTACAGCGATATTCTTGGCTCATTTTTGAAAGACAACGACAGTGTCAATATTCAATTTAGAGCGAAAGCGGTTTCATACACTTTCAAAAAAGGGAATATTGGCCTACACGACATTAACATCGAAGAGAATTCGGGAAGTCTGGTAGGAATAATGGGAGCCAGCGGAAGCGGAAAGTCTACTCTTCTTAATGTCCTGAACGGAAATTTATCTCCCAAAAAAGGTACGGTTAGCATCAACGGAATCGACATTCATCACGATGCGCATAGCATTGAAGGAGTAATAGGATACATTGCTCAGGACGACTTGCTAATCGAAGAATTAACCGTATTCCAAAACCTCTTCTACAATACCAAACTTTGTTTTGGACAAAAGTCGGACGAGGAAATCTCGGACTTGGTACATGACATGTTGTCAACATTAGGATTGACGGAAACGGCAGATTTGAAAGTGGGAAACCCACTGGATAAAACCATTAGTGGTGGCCAACGGAAACGCCTCAATATCGCCTTGGAATTGATCCGTGAGCCAGCAGTTCTTTTCATCGACGAACCGACTTCAGGACTCTCATCGAGAGATTCAGAAAATATTATGGACTTACTCAAAGAACTATGCCTTAAAGGCAAATTGATCTTTGTAGTTATCCATCAACCTTCGTCAGATATCTTCAAGATGTTTGATAGCCTTTTGGTTTTAGACAAAGGCGGATACCCAATCTACAGCGGAAATCCCGTGGACAGTCTTGTGTATTTCCGAAAAATGGTAAATCACGTAAACAGTGAAGAAGCCGAATGCTTAAGTTGTGGAAATGTAAAGACCGAAGATGTCTTTAATATCATTGAAGCAAAAATCGTAGACGAATTCGGAAACCTGACTCCCGAGAGAAAAATCTCACCTTTAGAATGGTACGAACTCTACAAAGAGCACATTGAAATTTTTGATAATTCGGCCGAGGAGGTACTTGAACTTCCTGAGAGCAATTTCACCATCCCGGGGAAGCTTAAGCAGTTATCCATTTTTATTAAACGCGATGTCCTCTCGAAGCTAACCAACCGACAGTATGTGCTAATCAATCTTTTGGAAGCTCCGGTTCTGGCAATGATTCTCGCTTTTTTCATGCGGTTCTTTGTGCCTTCAGGAGGTACGTCAGAGTACGTTTTCAGAGAAAACGAAAATATTCCCGTTTACATCTTCATCTCGGTTATCGTGGCTCTGTTCATAGGTTTGACCGTGAGTTCTGAAGAGATCATCCGTGATAAAAAAATCAGAAAGAGAGAATCGTTCCTCAACTTGAGTAAAGGAAGCTACTTATCCGGAAAAATTGGAATTATGTTAGCCATCTCGGCTATTCAAATGCTGCTCTTCGTTTTGATCGGAAATACAATCTTGGAGATTAAAGGAATGACCCTCCCTTATTGGGCCATACTATTTTCTACCTGTACGTTTGCAAACGTTTTAGGATTAAACATCTCGGCAAGTTTCAACTCAGCCAAGGTGATCTACATCTTAATCCCAATTGTGATTATTCCTCAACTTCTCTTTAGTGGAATCATCGTAAAATTTGATAGACTCAATCCTATTTTCGCTTCTCAAAGTGGTGTGCCTTGGATTGGTAACATCATGGCCAGCAGATGGGCATATGAAGCAATTGCAGTAACTCAGTTCAAGTGGAATGACTACGAGGAGAATTTCTACGAACTTGAAAGAAGAAAGAAATTTTCGAATTGGAAGAAGGATTACTGGATCACCGAATTGAAAAATAAAACTGCTCGCGTTTCCAGAATTCTGGATGATGAATCTGCTACTGTTGAGCTCGAATCGGAACTTATTGTTTTAAGAAATGAGCTTCAAAAAGAAAATGCGTTTCTGAAAGGAATCAGGTTTAATGATGTCCATCAGTTGACTTCCGAAGCTATATCAACCGAACATCTGTCCGACCTTCGCGATCACTTGGATTTATTGGAAGAGCATTACCGAAAGGTGTACAACCAAGCTGAGAGCGAAAAAGAAAATGCGATTTATGCAATGACACGTGAAAGTGGTGGTGAAAACAGTGAATACGAAGTGCTTTTTGACAATTTCAAGAATGATCAGCTCGAAGTATTCGCTACGAATAGAAACGATCTAAACTACATTGCGGAGCACAATGGTGAATTGATTCAGAAAAAGGATCTGATCTATTTAATGCCGTACAATTCTGATTTTTTCAGTGCTCACTTTTACGCACCTGCAAAGAAATTCTTCGGGAATTTCATCGACACTTTCTTTGCCAACCTAATGGTAATTTGGGGTATGACCATTGGACTGATCATATGCTTATTCTTCGATGTATTTCCGCGATTGATGCGTTTTATCGAAGATAATGTGAGCCTACCTGTGAAGAAGTAA